The following is a genomic window from Pedobacter sp. KBS0701.
TTAACCATCTAAAAGTATAACCCGGTACACCGCCAATTACCTCAACGCCGGTAACCGAACCTCTTTGCAGGGTACAGCCATCTTTTACCGTTGTTCCGGTTTTAGGTACAATGGTAAGCAGCGGAGTTACCTCTATGGTGTAAGGCCCCATAATAACCGGGCTACAGTTATTAATATCGTAGGCGTACATGGTATAAGTGCCACCAGGTAAATTTTTAAGGGAAATGGAAGTGGTTGTTTTTGTGCTTAAAACAATGTTGCCTGCCTGATCTTTCCATTCATACCGATAAGGAAGGGCTGAGCTAAAATCCAGATCAATGGTTCCATTAATTAATCCACAGGTTGTTGGCGATTCGCGGTGCGAAAAGTTATAAACCGGAAGTGGTGTTGCGGTTACTACAAAATCTCGTGGAACCCGTGGGCAGGTTGACTTGCTGTTGCTTGCCCAAAGCCTGTAAGAACCAGCTTTTAGGTTTTCAATTAATAAAGAAGTTCCTGCGGAGTAAGTACCTTTTTTAATGGTAATCCCATCGAGTCCGATCCATTCGTAACCATCAGCATCAGTCAGTGAGATTCCACCTATGGCGCCATTGCTGCTGTTACAGGTTTCATTTTTTCTGATCGAAGCATCGCTGATCTGGATGGTATTATCAGTAATGATAAAATAAGAAGCAGAAGTAGATCCACATTCACCCTGATCGGTTACTACAATGGTATAATTACCACCTTCAACATTTTCGAGGTCGGCGGTGGTCGCAATTACATCACCTAAAGCGCCGGTAAGAAGATCTGGTTTATACCATTTATAAGTAATTGTTCCAGTGAAGTCGGTAAATTTTAAATCCTTTATTGCACCATTTTGGCTGCCACAAGTTGCGTGTTTAGGTGATGTAGTACTGGTGATGATAATTTTTGGTTTTCTTTTAACCGTAATCGGATCTGAATCCAGCGAGCAGTTTGCTTCATCCGATACTTTAACGAGGTAAGTGCCTTCTGGCAAACTAGCGGGGTTGCTTCTGCTTACCACAGCATTTGTTGCGGTATTTATCCATTCATATTTTAACACACCTTTTCCCCTTAAAACTTCTGCATTAAATGTAAAAGAGGTTTGTCCGCATATTGGAAATACTGGCTGAATATTGGGTTTGGTTAATTTTTGATCTTTAATGATAAACACCGAAGGAAACGCTTTACAGCCATCGTCAACAGTTACTTCATAAGTTCCAACCTCTAAATTAGTGATACTTTGTGTATTTCCTTTAGGTACCCTGCTGCCATCAGTTTCTATCTTTACCCAGGTAAAAGTAAAACCTTCACGTGGCTCCGGGATAGTGATTGATCCATTGGCATTACAGGTTACAGGTTCAACTATGGCTTCATTTGCCAAAAGCTCGGTGGTTGAAAATGGAGAAGTAGTGGCATTTAATAAACTGGCCGTTGCGGTAACCATTCCGGTAAGGGTTCCGTTATATTCCCAACGACCGTCACTACCAGCCTGTACTGTGGCAATATGGGTTTTACCCTCGCAGATACCCTGACAGTTTACAGTATAAAACAGTTCTACTTCAGAATTGGGAGTAGCCCTGCCAGAAACGTAGTCATTCCTTTTCTTAAGGATCTGAATATAAGGCTGAAGAATAGTTAAGGTTTTTCCGATTCCAAACGTCCTGTTACAAAAGAAACTATTCCTTGTAATTTTTACAGGTTTTGAAGATACAGTTTCAACCCCAAAGCTGTTATTGGCAATTATGTTTGCTTCGGCAGGTGTTGCGCCACCGATGGTTCCACCTGCACCCGTTTCTATTTTAATACCGATGCCATTGCCCATTACTACAGTTCCTGCGGCATCTGTTCCGATAGCATTGCCTGTTAAAATAAAGTCTGAATTGGTTACCGAAACGCCTGTAGTTCTGTTCCCTCCGATAATATTGTTGCGCACATAAAGTGCCGTATTTACTGCATTAACTTTTAACCCTGCAATTTCTAAAGCGGAAGAAGAAAGAAATATCGGTAATTCATGGAAGTCTTTTTTACCAGTATAATCTACCCCGATTTTATTATTGATCACGTTGATATCAAACCTTGCGTTAGTGGAGTACGAAGATCGGGTGATATCTAAATTAATCCGGTTTGCAGCAATTACGTTGCCTTCGCCGGTATTATCACCCCCAACATCTAAAGCACTATCGTATAAATTGGCAGAGATACCATAAACATTCGTGTTTGGGGTTATTCCATCATATATCACCCCGATTAAGTTCGATTGGATCTTAATTTTTGTGGCGGTGATTGTGGTAAAATAATAGCTGTTCTGAACAATAATACCATTAATGTTACCTCCAATAACATTTCCTTTATTTGGAGCACCGATAGTAATATTATTTGCACGATAATCGATTACAATTCCCGAGCCCTGAGCCATATTTACATTTTGTAAATTATTGATGGCAGCAAAATTCCTGATATACAAACCATAAACTTCAACCCCTGTTGTTTGGGTTTGAGTGGTTGACGACTGGCCGATGATCAATCCTGAAAATGTAGAATTAGGGTATTCTGGTTCCAATATTACTTTTGCTCCGGAGACACCTAGAGCGGGCCATGCTGCCTGTGAGGTGCCATCAATTACTACATTTGAAGAAACCACAGGCAATGCCGAACGTAATCTAATGGTGCGGTTCGCATTATCGCTTGGATTGCCGGGTAAATTAAAATTGATGGTAAAAGTAGTGATCCTATTAGCTATAGCCGCTTGTGTTAATCCCTCCCTTAATGTTCCAGTGCCGCTATCGGCATTACTGGTAACCACGTAAGTTTGAGCGTAAACATTATTAATGAAAAATAAGCCCATAAATAGGGCCAGCAGTTTTGAGAGACGCATAAAAATGTTTGGTACAGCCAAAATACAAATAAAAGTTTAGTGGCTAGGGTTTTAGTTCACAAACCTACATTATTTTTCTGAAAATGAGTTGCCTTGGTTTTTTACCATCGAGCTCACCGAGGCAGACACAGAAAACATGGCATTGGGAATCTATCGTATTAATCTGGTTTTATAGATCTTTTGTTGTGTTAATATAGAAAGACTCCAATAGAATAGTCGTCATCTCGACTTTTCGCTGGAGGCTGTATTATAAATTGGAATTTAATCGAATTTGTCACGTTGAGCTTAGCCTGTACTAAGCTTGACGAAGTATCTAAATGCCTTGTAAAACATTTAAAACAGGTCATTTGATAAGCTACCCTTTAATTACTTTATTATTTGCGCCCAGCTAGGCCATAGTACAATATCTCCGTTCTACTTAAATCCGGCCTAACAAATTTTTAGGGTTGCACTGCTTAAGCCAACCAACTAGCTTCGAAAGAAAAATTTTAAGCCGGCAGTTTTTGTTTCTTCTTAATGCCAAAAAGAAAGAGCCCTTCGGAGTCGGCGAGCCGAGGCAAGACCGAGCCCTGGGACAAGAGAAGACAATTATACGTCACTCATATTGATTTTAAAAAATTAATTAACCCTCAGGATGGCAATTCTATTATTTATGAGGTAGCCTCTTAATAATTATGCGTTTTTAACGATTTGCAAGAGCGCATCTCATTTTAAAGATCCTTCGCTATGCTCAGGATGACAGACTAAAAATCCTCCGTGTTATCCCTGCCTCCTTGGCAAAAAGCAACGCAATGACTTGTAGAGACACAGGCCGTGGAATGGAATGAAAAAAGGCATCCTGAATTCAGAATGCCTTACCTTAATGTATGTTAATATGATTTATTTCCAGCCACCGCCTAATGCACGGTATAGATTTACTACGGACTGTAATTTTTGTAATCGATCATTAATCCCACTTAATTGAGCTGTTAACAAACTTTGTTCTGAAGTTAACACGTCAGTGTAGTTTGTTGCAGAGCTATAGCGCAATAATTCTTTGGTAAAATCTACTGCTTTGGTTAATGAGGCGATTTGTTTTGCCCTTGTTTCCTCTTTTTCTGCAGCCGTTTGGTAAGCATATAATGCATTTGATACTTCCTGTCCGCCAGTTAACAGTGTTTGTTGAAAGTTGTAAAAAGCAATCTGTTGATTGGCTTCAGCTGTTTTTAGGCGGGCTTTGTTTGCTCCCCTTGCAAAAATTGGCTGCGTTAAACCTCCCACTAAATTGTAGAAGATAGATTTGCTGAAGAAATCCTGTAATTGTAAGCTTGATAATCCACCCGCTGCGGTGATGGTTAAAGCTGGATAAAAATAAGCTTTTGCTACGTTTGTGTTTTCAAAAGCCGATCTGAAACCAAATTCAGCGGCAATCACATCCGGACGGTTTTTTAACAATTGTGCAGAAACACCGGTCTGTAAATTCGCATAAGGGGTCTGCTGATCTAAAGTCGTACGGTTAATTGCATTTGGCGCTTTGGCAACCAAAACACTCAGTGCATTTTCAGCTTCTTTAATGCTTCTTTTTAAATCAGGTAAGGTTACCTGGGCTGCATATAAATTGGCTTCACTCTGTACAACTGCTGCGCCATTAACCACCGCTCCCTGCTTCAACTCACGCATGGTTTCCACATCTTTTGAGCGTACCTTAATGGTTTCCTCTGTAATGGACAATTGTTTGTCGAGCGCTAATAAAGTATAATAATTGTTGGCAATTGTGGCAATTAATTGCGTTTGGACAGCTCTTTTCGCTGCATCACTTTGTAATAAAGTTGCATAAGCGCCACGTTTTGCACTCGTTAATTTCCCCCATATATCGGCTTCCCAACTGGTGCTAAGTTGCGCTTTATAGGTTTGGGTTTCTAAATTAATGTTAATCCCGGGAGGAAAGTTTAAGGAGGCCTGCGATTGTTTATTATCCGTTACATTTACATCCGCCTGTAAGCTTGGCAATAATGCTCCACGACTCTGTATGAGTGTTGCTTCGGCAATTTTAATACGCTCAATGGCCTGTTTCAGGTCCAAATTTTCATTTATCCCTTGTTGGATCAGCGATTGTAACGTGGTATCCGAAAATAATGTTTTCCACTGCAGATCAGCCATCGTAGTGGTATCTGTTGTGCTATTATCCCGGTATAAACCCTCACTAGTTACCTGAGGGCGTTCGTATTTTTTAGTTACGCAGGCACTCAGGGTAACAATGGCTAAACCGGTTAAAATGGAATGCTTATATTTAAAATTCATTTTCTTAATATTAATGTTTGCTGTTCGCAGTAGCCAATTCATATTCCTCTGGCGTTTGTTCATGGTCAATACCTTCGTTAAAAGGCGATTTATTACTGATGCGCTCTTGTAAGGATTGGAATATGATAAACAGAGCCGGAATTACGAAAACCCCGAAAATTGTTCCGATCAACATACCGCCAACAGCACCTGTACCAATTGAGGTATTACCCGCGGCACCCACACCTGATGATAGCATCAGTGGCAATAATCCTAAGATAAAGGCAAATGAAGTCATCAAAATAGGACGTAAACGTGCTGTTGCACCATCAATTGCGGCGTTGGCTATGCTCATTCCTTTTCTTCTTCTATCTACCGCATATTCAACAATCAAAATGGCGTTTTTGGCGAGTAGTCCCACAAGCATGATCAGGGTAATCTGCGTGTAAATGTTATTATCTACCCCGAAAATTTTATCAAAAACGAATACACCTGCTAAACCAACCGGTAAAGAGAATAAAACAGCTAATGGTAAAATATAACTTTCGTATTGTGCGGCGAGCAAGAAATAAACAAAAATTACGCAAAGTAAGAAAATGAAGACCGTTTGACTTCCGCCGGCCATCTCCTCACGTGATAAACCAGAAAATTCATAGCCATATCCTGCCGGAAGATTTTTAGCAGCCTCTTCCTGAACAGCCTTTAAAGCATCACCTGAGCTATAACCTGCATTTGGGTTACCGGTTACCGAAATTGAAGTAAACAAGTTGAAACGTGAAATGGCCTGTGGTCCATACACTTTGGTCAAAGTAATAAACTCTGATACCGGAGCCATTTGCCCTGCAGAATTTCTAACAAAAATACGGGTTAAAGTTTGTTCGTTTGCACGGTACTGCGCATCTGCCTGGAACATTACCCTAAACTGTTTACCAAATTTGTTAAAGTTTGAAGCATAAACACCGCCATAATAACCCTGCATTACACCTAAAACATCACTAACATTCAGGCCGGCCTGTTTAACCTTTGCCACATTTACATCAATCTGGTACTGAGGGAAATTTGGGTTAAAAGAGGTAGAAGCATATTGGATCTCAGGACGTTTACTCAAAGCTGCTAAAAATCCATTTCCAACTTCGTTGAATTTTTTAATATCTCCACCAGTTTTATCCTGCAACTGGAACTCAAAACCGCCACTGGTACCAAAACCCTGGATAGTTGGCGGAGCAAAGAAAATAATCTTGGCACCTTTAATACCTGCTGTTTTTGCAAACAGTTCGCCAATTATGGTTTTTACATCCCGGCCTTTACGTTCATCCCATGGGGTTAATCGCGAAATTACCATACCATACGAACTGCCCGAACCACTAATCATACTACGGCCCACCACCCTTAAAGTGTTTTTAATTTCAGGTATTTTGTGTGCAATACTATCAATCTTTGCAATTACAATATTGGTTTCCTCTTGCGAAGTTCCTGCTGGTAATGAGATATCACTCATAATGGTTCCCAAATCCTCATTTGGTACGAAACCTTTTGGTGTGGTATTCATCGTCCAAACCAATACTACTGCGAAGAAAGCGATAGCCAATCCAACGATCCATTTTTTTCTGGACAGGAAGCCTACTGATTTTTTATATTTTCCGGTTACGGCATCGAAAGAAGTATTAAAAGCATCGTAAAAACGGTTTAAAAAGTTTTTAGATTTTTTGTGCTCTTCTTTATGCGGTTTTAAGAACAAAGCACATAATGCCGGACTTAATGTTAAGGCGTTAATGGCCGATAAGATAATGGAAATGGCCAGTGTTAAACCAAATTGTTTGTAAAATACACCTGAAGATCCGGAGATAAAACTCACCGGGATAAATACGGCAGCCATTACCAAAGTGATTGAAATAATCGCTCCACTAATATCGTCCATCGCATCTATGGTTGCCTTTCTGGCATCGGTATAACCTTCATCCAGCTTGGCGTGCACGGCCTCTACTACCACAATCGCATCATCCACCACAATACCAATGGCAAGCACGAGGGCAAATAAGGTTAGTAAGTTGATGGTAAATCCAAATAAACTCAGGAAAAAGAACGTTCCGATAATTGCCACCGGTACACTAATCGCCGGAATTAAGGTTGATCGGAAATCCTGTAAGAAGATGAACACTACAAGGAACACCAAAATAAATGCTTCGATCAAGGTGTGAAGCACTTTTTCTATCGATGCATCCAAAAAGTCGTTTACGTTAACCAAAGTTGAGTAATGCACCCCTTTTGGAAAAGATTTTTGAGCTTCATCAAGGGTTTTGATGGAATTTTCGATTACCTCTTTTGCATTTGAACCTGCTGTTTGGTTAATGGCGATACCCAAAGCTTGTTTTCCGTTAAATTTAACCGAACTGGCATAACTCTGTGCACCTAATTCTATCCTTGCAATATCTTTTAAACGGAGAATCTGACCGTTATCGGTAGTGCGGATAATAATGTTGCCAAACTGGGCCTCATCTTTTAACCTACCCGTATATTTTAAGGTATATTGAAATGCCTGATCGCCAAGCTCTCCGAACTGACCCGGAGCGGCCTCCACATTCTGATCGGCCAGGGCAACGTTAATATCGTTAGGAACCAGTCCGTAGGTTGCCATCACATCAGGTTTTAGCCAGATACGCATGGTATAATCCAATGTTCCGAATGCACTCGCATCACCCACACCATTGATACGTTTAATCTGAGGGATGATGTTGATGTTTGCATAGTTCTGCAAAAATTTCTGATCGTAAGAAGGATCGTCGCTATATAAACCAAAGATCAATACGTTACTCGCCTGTCTTTTAGCTGTAATTACCCCCGATTTGGTAACCTCTGCAGGTAATAAACTGGTCGCACGTGCAACCCTGTTCTGTACGTTTACGGCTGCAAGATCGGGGTTGGTTCCCAGCTTAAAGTTTACGGTAATGGTCGCGGTACCATCATTACTGGCGGTAGAAGTCATGTAGGTCATGTCTTCCACACCGTTTATTTGCTCTTCCAGCGGAACAACAACGCTATTCATCACCACGTCGGCATTGGCACCCTGGTATGAAGTAGAAACCTGCACCGTGGGCGGGGCAATTTCCGGATATTGTGAAACCGGCAACGTAGCTAAACCTAAAACACCGAGTATAACGATGATGATGGATATAACCGTTGATAAAACCGGTCTTTCTATAAATTTCTTAAACATAATTAATATTGATTACACTGCAATAGTGTGATTGGCAACATGATATTGTTATTTCTTGATATCAGCATAAACTGAATCAGCATTTTTTTCTTCAGGTTTAATTTTCGTTCCGTCTTTTAATGATTGAAAACCTTCCAAAACAACTTTATCTCCAGCTTTAAGCCCTTTCGTTACGACATAGAACTTGCCTTTGGCCAAATCCATAATCTCGATTTCGGTACTAATGGTTTTAGCAGAATCGCCCAGAACATAAACGAATTTTTTTCCCTGTAAATCGATGGTAGATTTTTGGGGAATTAAAATTGCATTGTCAATATGCTGAGGAATCCTTACAGAAGCACTTGCTCCATTTTTTAATAAAGAAGTTGGGTTGGGGAAGGTTGCTCTTAAACTTGCAGAACCTGTGCTGGTGTTAATCTGTCCGTTGATGGATTCTATTTTACCATTTTGTGCATAAATTGTTCCATCGGCCAGTACCAAACTTACCGCCGGGATGTTTTTCATCTGCTGCGCCAAAGTATTTCCTTTATAAGTTTTAGAAAAATCTAAAAGCTGTTTCTCATTTAAAGAGAAGTAAGCATAAACCTTTGAAGTGTTAGAAACTGTTGTTAATGGCTGCGTACTGGTACTGCTTACCAGACTTCCATTTCTGAAAGGAATACTGCCAACCACACCATCAACAGGGCTTTTAACTGAAGTATAACCTAAGTTAACCTGTGCATTTACCAATTCGGCTTTTGCCTGTGCCAATGCTGCTTTTCTGCTTTGGAGTGTTAATTGAGCAGCATCAAGGTCGTACTTGCTGATAATGTCTTTTTCTACCAAAGGCCTGGTTTTATTTACTGTTAACTGGGCTGCATTAACATCGGCTTCGGCACTACTGATCGCCGCTCTTGCTGTACGTACTTGTTGTTCGTATTGTGGCGCATTAATGGTGAAAAGTAACTGACCCTTTTTAACCACGGCACCCTCATCTACAAAAATCTTTTCGATAAAGCCGTCAACCTTTGGGCGGATGTCGATATTTTGGATCCCTTCAATCGTTGCCGGATAATCAGAATCTAAAGTGGTGTTTTGTGTATTTACGGTAAAAACCGGGTAAGCTTGTGGACCAGCTGCTGCTGCAGCTGCGGCTTTTTTAGCAGCATCGTTGTTTCCGCAGGATGCCAGGAGCATACCCATGCTCATGCTAAAAAAGAGAGTTGTTACTTTTCTCATGGACTATTTCTGTGTGTGTATAAATTTGAATTTCCGGAATTAAGAGCGTCGTCAAAATTTAGGATTTCGATTTTCGCAAATAATTGTCCAAAAATAGAGCCTAACAAAAAATAAATCTGTCCAAATTCTGTCATTTAATCAATCGATTGATTTATTTTTGATTTTAAAATGCAGTTTTTTTGGGTTAAAACGTTGTTTTTTAGCTTTTTGAGCGTTGTTTTTAGTCAGAAATGAATGTGTAAATATCTTGAGACAGATGTTAAATGGTGTTAAAATTACTTATTGTGAGGCAGTTTTTAGACAATTAACCGTGTTTGTTTTAACAAACAAAACGCGTTGGTGGTGTATGTTTTACACGAGATATTTGGATCACGACTCAACCTCGCGGGTCTCAAAAACATGCGAGGTTTATAAACAAAACTAGTCTACTTCTCCTTCAAAAACCAATTTGGCCGGGCCACACAAAAATACATTGGTAAATGCTTTCCCGTCGTAGTCGAATTCTATTTTAATATCACCGCCCAAAACCTTAATATCAGTTTTAATATGGCCGGTTTGGTTTTTATGTTTTGCCATAGCCATGGCAACTGCTGTTACCCCTGTGCCACAAGCATAAGTTTCATCTTCAACACCGCGTTCGTAAGTGCGCACAAATAAATGATCACTTTTATCTTCAACAAAGTTTACATTTATACCTTTTTCTGCATAAGTTGCATTATAACGAATACTTTTTCCTTCGGTAAAAACATTAAAATCTTTTAAATCACTTTGCAGAGAAACGTAATGTGGCGAACCAGTATTCAATACATAGGCTTCTCCATCTTTGGTAATGGCATCAACATCAATCATTTGTAAATCAACCCATTCTCCATTTTCTGAAATTCTGGCATAGTGCGGACCATCTACTGCCAAAAAGTTGGTTTCGCGATCAATAATGCCGAGTTGTTTGGCAAAAGCCACGATACACCTGCCACCATTTCCGCACATACTACCTAACTTGCCATCGGCATTAAAATAATGCATCTCAAAATCGTAATCCTCATGCTTTGTAATGAACATTAATCCGTCGGCACCAATGCCAAATCTTCTGTGGCACAATTGCTCAACTAGTTGATTGTCAATATTTTTTAACGGACTTGTGGTGTGATCTATCAAAATGAAATCGTTGCCTGCGCCCTGATATTTATAAAAATTAATTTTCATTAAAGCTTCATTTTTTAATGCAATATTTGAGTTGAAAAAGGTAATAAGTGGATTGTGTTTTTTAATTTAACATTTTTTAACACAAAACTAAGTGCTTTGAGGATACAAATATCGTTTATATGGTATTAAATTTGAATAAACTTACTAAAGAAAATTTGAGCAGATAAAAACTGCTGGAGCATCCTGCTTAAATCAAAATGAAAAATGCTCCCGCAAACAATAACATTTAACAAATGAAGTATGATAGGCTAAACAATTAGCTAGCAAACGGCTTATTATAAATCATGGCTTTAAAAACATAATTAACAGATGAAACCATTAAAAGCTAACCAATTTTAAAAGTAAGTATGCTTATAATAGCTTCATGACCATTAAAAAACAATTTACAAACAGATGAAAAAAATATTAGGAATTACCGTGTTAGCTGCTTTTATAGGTGGGGCAGCAGCAATTGGAGGTTACAAACTATTTGAGCGTAACCAAACTGGCAGTACCATTACTGAAAAACAGAATTTGTATTTCGCCAATAATCCACTGAAAGTATCATCAGCGGGTACTGCAGATTTTACTCAGGCGGCAGCAGCAGTGGCGCCGGGTGTAGTCCATATTAAAACAACCTATGCTGCGCAGAGTGGCGGAGGCAGAAACTCCTCTCCATTTGATATGATGGAAGATTTCTTCGGTGGCGGTGGCCGCCAGATGCAACGTCAGCCAAGGGCAGCATCAGGTTCTGGTGTAATTATCAGTCAGGATGGTTATATCGTTACCAACAACCACGTAGTAGAAAATGCGGAGAAAGTTGAAGTGGTGTTAACAGATAGACGTAAGGTTGAGGCAAAAGTAATCGGTCGTGATCCGAATACAGATTTAGCTTTAATTAAAGTAAATGCAACTAATTTACCTGTGGTAAAAATGGGTAACTCTGATAATGTGCAGGTAGGAGAGTGGGTATTAGCTGTCGGTTTCCCTTTAGATTTAAATACTACAGTAACTGCGGGTATTGTAAGCGCTAAAAACCGTAGCATCGGTATTATCGGTCGCGAGCAACAAGGCAATGAGATTACTGAAGAAGAATACCGCGAATACCAACGCACTGGTAAAAGACCAGATCGTCCGGCAAATACCAGTATCGAATCATTTATTCAAACAGATGCCGCCATTAACCCTGGTAACAGCGGTGGTGCCCTTGTAAATGCAAATGGTGAATTGGTAGGCATTAACTCAGCAATTGCATCACAAAGCGGTTATAACCAAGGCTATGGATTTGCAATTCCAGTTAACCTGGCCCGTAAAATTGTTGACGATTTTATGAAATATGGTTCGGTTAAACGTGGTTATATCGGTGTTAACTTCGTGCCACTAAGTGGTGAAGAAAAACCAGAAGGTATTAAAACAAACGAAATCAGTGGTTTATATGTGAATGATGTAGTTGCTGGTGGCGGTGCTGCTGCAGCGGGTATCAAATCAGGCGACGTCATCAAAAAAGTTGATGGTGTGGTAATCAATGATTCACCTGATCTTCAGGAAAGAGTTGGCCGTTTAAACCCTGGTGATAAAGTTAAATTAACAGTATTGCGTGATGGTGCCTTGAAAGACTATACTGTTACCCTTAAAGGCGAAGCCAGTGTAGGTTTAACTGCAAATAATAATGCAAGTAAAGGTGCCGAAGTAAGTAAATTAGGTGCAACTTTCGCTCCTGCTACTCAAGCGCAAAAATCGAAATATGGCATTAACAGTGGTGTAGTTGTAACATCAGTTACAACTGGAAAAGCTTTCGATAATATTGGGGTAGAAAAAGGTTTAATTATCACCAAAGTAAATGGACAACCGGTAAATTCTGTGGCTGATGTTCAAAAAGCATTGCCATTAGGCAGAAACAATATGGTTAGTATTTCTGGTGTTGGTGAGCAAGGTTCATATAACTACAGCTTCCCTGCACAATAATTAATTGTAATAAATAGTTTAAAAGGCTTCCCGGGTTTTTAACTTGGGAAGCCTTTTTGTTTAGTCTTGTTTTATAGGTTCGTAGTTAGCATGGCAGGCTTCTGCACATTCTTCGCAAGCCACCGCACATTGTCTGCAGTGTTCATGATCATGTTTGCCACATTCCTCCGCACAAAGCC
Proteins encoded in this region:
- a CDS encoding efflux transporter outer membrane subunit, producing the protein MNFKYKHSILTGLAIVTLSACVTKKYERPQVTSEGLYRDNSTTDTTTMADLQWKTLFSDTTLQSLIQQGINENLDLKQAIERIKIAEATLIQSRGALLPSLQADVNVTDNKQSQASLNFPPGININLETQTYKAQLSTSWEADIWGKLTSAKRGAYATLLQSDAAKRAVQTQLIATIANNYYTLLALDKQLSITEETIKVRSKDVETMRELKQGAVVNGAAVVQSEANLYAAQVTLPDLKRSIKEAENALSVLVAKAPNAINRTTLDQQTPYANLQTGVSAQLLKNRPDVIAAEFGFRSAFENTNVAKAYFYPALTITAAGGLSSLQLQDFFSKSIFYNLVGGLTQPIFARGANKARLKTAEANQQIAFYNFQQTLLTGGQEVSNALYAYQTAAEKEETRAKQIASLTKAVDFTKELLRYSSATNYTDVLTSEQSLLTAQLSGINDRLQKLQSVVNLYRALGGGWK
- a CDS encoding gliding motility-associated C-terminal domain-containing protein, with protein sequence MRLSKLLALFMGLFFINNVYAQTYVVTSNADSGTGTLREGLTQAAIANRITTFTINFNLPGNPSDNANRTIRLRSALPVVSSNVVIDGTSQAAWPALGVSGAKVILEPEYPNSTFSGLIIGQSSTTQTQTTGVEVYGLYIRNFAAINNLQNVNMAQGSGIVIDYRANNITIGAPNKGNVIGGNINGIIVQNSYYFTTITATKIKIQSNLIGVIYDGITPNTNVYGISANLYDSALDVGGDNTGEGNVIAANRINLDITRSSYSTNARFDINVINNKIGVDYTGKKDFHELPIFLSSSALEIAGLKVNAVNTALYVRNNIIGGNRTTGVSVTNSDFILTGNAIGTDAAGTVVMGNGIGIKIETGAGGTIGGATPAEANIIANNSFGVETVSSKPVKITRNSFFCNRTFGIGKTLTILQPYIQILKKRNDYVSGRATPNSEVELFYTVNCQGICEGKTHIATVQAGSDGRWEYNGTLTGMVTATASLLNATTSPFSTTELLANEAIVEPVTCNANGSITIPEPREGFTFTWVKIETDGSRVPKGNTQSITNLEVGTYEVTVDDGCKAFPSVFIIKDQKLTKPNIQPVFPICGQTSFTFNAEVLRGKGVLKYEWINTATNAVVSRSNPASLPEGTYLVKVSDEANCSLDSDPITVKRKPKIIITSTTSPKHATCGSQNGAIKDLKFTDFTGTITYKWYKPDLLTGALGDVIATTADLENVEGGNYTIVVTDQGECGSTSASYFIITDNTIQISDASIRKNETCNSSNGAIGGISLTDADGYEWIGLDGITIKKGTYSAGTSLLIENLKAGSYRLWASNSKSTCPRVPRDFVVTATPLPVYNFSHRESPTTCGLINGTIDLDFSSALPYRYEWKDQAGNIVLSTKTTTSISLKNLPGGTYTMYAYDINNCSPVIMGPYTIEVTPLLTIVPKTGTTVKDGCTLQRGSVTGVEVIGGVPGYTFRWLNETGEAVQFTQDLTKIGAGTYRLEVKDKTTCGYAISEPFTIVDEPFKILTPVINDLRVCYVSDIVLPVIAPEEGTYQLFEKLDDTKPFLESTIGVFKFKVAKTADYYVRRKLGACTSEFIKVHVEVTHDNLEITNTMTPNGDGMNDVWQVRGLPDFKGINIKVYTRGGQLVYESIGNYNKPFDGRFRDKELPAGVYYYVIDLRAECKPLGGSITLLR
- a CDS encoding efflux RND transporter permease subunit, whose translation is MFKKFIERPVLSTVISIIIVILGVLGLATLPVSQYPEIAPPTVQVSTSYQGANADVVMNSVVVPLEEQINGVEDMTYMTSTASNDGTATITVNFKLGTNPDLAAVNVQNRVARATSLLPAEVTKSGVITAKRQASNVLIFGLYSDDPSYDQKFLQNYANINIIPQIKRINGVGDASAFGTLDYTMRIWLKPDVMATYGLVPNDINVALADQNVEAAPGQFGELGDQAFQYTLKYTGRLKDEAQFGNIIIRTTDNGQILRLKDIARIELGAQSYASSVKFNGKQALGIAINQTAGSNAKEVIENSIKTLDEAQKSFPKGVHYSTLVNVNDFLDASIEKVLHTLIEAFILVFLVVFIFLQDFRSTLIPAISVPVAIIGTFFFLSLFGFTINLLTLFALVLAIGIVVDDAIVVVEAVHAKLDEGYTDARKATIDAMDDISGAIISITLVMAAVFIPVSFISGSSGVFYKQFGLTLAISIILSAINALTLSPALCALFLKPHKEEHKKSKNFLNRFYDAFNTSFDAVTGKYKKSVGFLSRKKWIVGLAIAFFAVVLVWTMNTTPKGFVPNEDLGTIMSDISLPAGTSQEETNIVIAKIDSIAHKIPEIKNTLRVVGRSMISGSGSSYGMVISRLTPWDERKGRDVKTIIGELFAKTAGIKGAKIIFFAPPTIQGFGTSGGFEFQLQDKTGGDIKKFNEVGNGFLAALSKRPEIQYASTSFNPNFPQYQIDVNVAKVKQAGLNVSDVLGVMQGYYGGVYASNFNKFGKQFRVMFQADAQYRANEQTLTRIFVRNSAGQMAPVSEFITLTKVYGPQAISRFNLFTSISVTGNPNAGYSSGDALKAVQEEAAKNLPAGYGYEFSGLSREEMAGGSQTVFIFLLCVIFVYFLLAAQYESYILPLAVLFSLPVGLAGVFVFDKIFGVDNNIYTQITLIMLVGLLAKNAILIVEYAVDRRRKGMSIANAAIDGATARLRPILMTSFAFILGLLPLMLSSGVGAAGNTSIGTGAVGGMLIGTIFGVFVIPALFIIFQSLQERISNKSPFNEGIDHEQTPEEYELATANSKH